Proteins encoded within one genomic window of Syntrophobacterales bacterium:
- a CDS encoding HDIG domain-containing protein — protein sequence MEIISEVGMLENMIAHSLQVQRVSLFIADNLLKSGLNRELLGAAALLHDITKTRSLQTKEDHARTGELLIAEKGYPEVGRIIGQHVFLESYFLSVNPTEAEVVNYADKRVLHDRVASLAERMDYIMERYGGTSERRELLSRLWRRSVELEKHLFAMLPFAPEELPGLLEQRFAFSPDDLQSPAVSGAVGRE from the coding sequence ATGGAAATAATTTCTGAGGTGGGGATGCTGGAAAACATGATCGCTCACTCTTTGCAGGTGCAACGGGTTTCTTTGTTTATCGCGGATAATCTTCTGAAAAGCGGTCTGAACAGGGAACTGCTCGGCGCGGCAGCGCTCCTTCATGACATAACGAAGACAAGAAGTTTGCAGACAAAAGAGGATCACGCCAGAACCGGGGAACTGCTGATTGCCGAAAAGGGGTACCCCGAGGTTGGCCGGATAATCGGCCAGCACGTTTTTCTCGAAAGCTATTTTCTCTCAGTGAACCCAACCGAGGCGGAAGTGGTCAATTACGCCGACAAACGCGTGCTCCATGACAGGGTTGCCTCGCTTGCGGAGCGGATGGACTATATCATGGAGAGGTACGGCGGGACGTCGGAGCGCAGGGAGTTGCTAAGCAGACTTTGGCGGAGGTCAGTGGAGCTGGAAAAGCACCTCTTTGCAATGTTGCCGTTTGCGCCGGAAGAGCTGCCGGGGTTATTGGAGCAGCGATTTGCCTTCTCCCCGGATGATTTGCAGAGCCCCGCCGTCTCCGGGGCGGTTGGAAGAGAATGA
- a CDS encoding aminotransferase class IV: MPENRIVYLDGAFVAMGEAKLPILSHSVGRGSAIFDVLAFGETTKGRAIFRLDEHVARFLRSALALEMTLPLSVAELHEAIKETVRRNTLQVGAIKIIGFYPEPSFSLLPPQKPLHLAIFVLDPDGDFGEKPLAENECVTAFVSRWRRLDPRTVPIEAKAAANYLNGLVARTEAKNLGFAYAIMLDLEGNIAEGGTESIFLVREGRLLTPNIGHILQGITRKSILAAAKAMGIETFAGALQEGLLNEADEIFFSGTVHRVLPVSRVGERLLPSAPGPITRMLAARMQAIASGRDPSFQDWLFPV; this comes from the coding sequence ATGCCGGAAAATCGTATTGTTTATCTGGATGGCGCCTTTGTTGCGATGGGCGAGGCAAAGCTCCCCATCCTTAGTCACAGTGTGGGGAGGGGCTCGGCGATTTTCGATGTGCTTGCCTTCGGCGAAACGACGAAGGGCCGGGCGATTTTTCGCTTGGACGAGCATGTTGCCCGCTTTCTGCGCTCGGCTTTAGCGCTGGAGATGACGCTTCCCCTTTCCGTGGCAGAGTTGCACGAGGCGATCAAAGAAACGGTTCGCCGCAACACGCTGCAGGTGGGGGCGATAAAAATAATCGGTTTTTATCCGGAGCCCTCGTTTTCGCTTCTGCCCCCGCAAAAGCCGCTGCATCTGGCAATTTTTGTTTTGGATCCCGACGGCGATTTTGGAGAAAAGCCTCTGGCGGAAAATGAATGCGTGACCGCCTTTGTCTCCCGCTGGCGGCGGCTTGATCCGCGCACCGTGCCGATTGAGGCGAAGGCGGCAGCCAACTATCTCAACGGCCTCGTTGCCCGAACGGAAGCCAAAAATCTCGGGTTCGCTTACGCGATTATGCTCGATTTGGAGGGAAACATCGCGGAGGGCGGCACGGAGTCGATCTTCCTGGTGCGCGAAGGGCGTCTGCTCACCCCCAATATCGGTCACATTCTCCAGGGCATAACCCGCAAGTCAATCCTGGCGGCGGCGAAGGCGATGGGCATCGAGACCTTTGCCGGCGCCCTGCAAGAGGGCTTGCTGAACGAAGCCGATGAGATTTTCTTCTCCGGAACGGTTCACCGGGTTCTGCCCGTAAGCCGGGTGGGAGAGCGCCTCCTTCCGTCAGCGCCCGGACCGATTACGCGCATGCTTGCCGCAAGGATGCAGGCGATAGCGTCGGGCCGCGATCCAAGCTTCCAGGACTGGCTTTTCCCCGTTTGA
- a CDS encoding efflux RND transporter permease subunit, which yields MSIAVWVGIIAFAGLDAETGVVMLLYLDLAHEKWRKEGKLNSLQDLKESVMFGAVKRIRPKMMTVSVILAGLVPIMFSHGTGADVMKRIAAPMVGGVVTSTIFELVIYPAIYMIWRGRELKTKG from the coding sequence ATGAGTATCGCCGTCTGGGTCGGCATCATCGCCTTTGCGGGGCTGGATGCGGAAACGGGCGTCGTCATGCTCCTCTACCTCGACCTTGCCCATGAGAAGTGGCGCAAGGAAGGAAAATTGAATAGCCTGCAGGATCTCAAGGAATCGGTCATGTTCGGCGCCGTCAAGCGGATCCGGCCCAAGATGATGACGGTCAGCGTCATCCTGGCCGGCCTGGTCCCCATCATGTTCAGCCACGGCACAGGCGCCGATGTGATGAAACGGATCGCCGCGCCGATGGTCGGCGGCGTGGTCACCTCCACCATTTTTGAACTGGTGATCTACCCCGCCATTTACATGATCTGGCGCGGCAGGGAGTTAAAGACGAAGGGATAG